In the genome of Flavobacterium panacagri, one region contains:
- a CDS encoding lysozyme inhibitor LprI family protein, with product MIKKTLLVLFALISFKSNSQTLETVSKMKSNYQKCLDRGNNMSGCSINYYNQSDSLLNVVYKNLKEKISSKEQSKLKKEQLEWLKKRDLYFEKVYADTKKEGHFIEGTRDFEMVVFDEKANFVFGRVKELIKRN from the coding sequence ATGATTAAAAAGACGCTTTTAGTACTCTTCGCTTTGATTTCGTTTAAATCCAATTCACAGACGTTGGAAACAGTTTCAAAAATGAAATCCAATTATCAGAAATGTTTGGATAGGGGAAATAATATGAGCGGTTGTTCTATAAATTATTACAATCAATCGGACAGTTTACTAAATGTTGTTTATAAAAATCTGAAAGAGAAAATAAGTTCGAAAGAACAGTCAAAATTGAAAAAAGAACAGTTGGAATGGCTTAAAAAACGTGATTTGTATTTCGAAAAAGTTTATGCTGACACCAAGAAAGAAGGTCATTTTATTGAGGGAACTCGAGATTTTGAAATGGTCGTTTTTGATGAAAAAGCCAATTTTGTTTTCGGACGAGTAAAAGAACTGATTAAGAGAAATTAG
- a CDS encoding acyltransferase family protein, producing MSSISSDITPKKHYEILDGLRGVAAILVVAFHIFEAFAGGNRFKQIINHGYLAVDFFFLLSGFVVAYAYDDRWGKMGQWEFYKRRLIRLQPMVIMGMIIGAIFYYFQASDILFPMIGGMEVWKVILTMVIGFTLLPIPPSLEIRGWGEMHPLNGPAWSLFFEYIANILYALIFRKFSNKVMSVFVLIFAGLLINYTVFGTKGDVIGGWSLNLEQLNVGFTRLLYPFFAGVLLCRLGKLIHLKNAFWICSILITIVLALPRFGDENSLWMNGLYESFCIIFMFPLIVAIGAGGEIKNEVSLKICKALGDISYPIYITHYPLIYWFTAWVVDNKVSMADGYLEGIGVLIVSIVLAFVCLKLYDEPVRKWLVNKFQRKKGSEVLSN from the coding sequence ATGAGTTCAATTTCATCTGATATTACACCAAAAAAACACTATGAAATTTTAGATGGTCTGCGTGGTGTTGCAGCTATTTTAGTAGTTGCTTTTCATATTTTTGAAGCTTTTGCTGGAGGAAACCGTTTCAAACAAATTATCAATCATGGCTATTTAGCCGTTGATTTCTTTTTTCTTTTATCAGGATTTGTTGTCGCTTATGCGTATGACGATCGCTGGGGGAAAATGGGGCAATGGGAATTTTACAAACGTCGTTTGATTCGTTTACAGCCAATGGTCATTATGGGAATGATTATAGGGGCTATATTTTACTATTTTCAAGCATCTGATATTTTGTTTCCAATGATTGGAGGAATGGAAGTGTGGAAAGTTATTTTGACTATGGTAATCGGTTTTACTTTATTGCCAATTCCGCCTTCATTAGAAATTAGAGGCTGGGGAGAAATGCATCCTTTAAATGGCCCGGCATGGTCACTTTTCTTCGAATATATTGCTAATATCTTGTACGCCTTAATCTTTCGTAAATTTTCGAATAAAGTCATGTCGGTTTTCGTACTGATATTTGCTGGACTATTAATCAATTATACTGTTTTTGGAACAAAAGGAGATGTAATCGGTGGTTGGTCGCTGAATTTAGAACAGCTCAATGTTGGTTTTACGCGTTTGTTATATCCTTTTTTTGCTGGTGTTTTATTATGCCGTTTAGGAAAGCTGATTCACTTAAAAAATGCTTTTTGGATTTGCAGTATTTTAATTACTATTGTTTTAGCGCTTCCGAGATTTGGAGATGAAAACAGCCTTTGGATGAACGGTTTGTACGAATCATTCTGTATTATTTTTATGTTTCCACTTATTGTTGCTATTGGTGCAGGAGGAGAAATTAAGAATGAAGTTTCTCTAAAAATCTGTAAAGCTTTAGGAGATATTTCGTATCCAATTTATATCACTCATTATCCATTAATTTATTGGTTTACCGCTTGGGTTGTGGACAATAAAGTTTCAATGGCAGATGGATATTTAGAAGGAATTGGAGTTTTAATTGTTAGTATCGTATTGGCTTTCGTATGTTTAAAATTATATGATGAACCAGTTAGAAAATGGCTTGTAAATAAGTTTCAAAGAAAAAAAGGTTCTGAGGTTCTAAGCAACTAA
- a CDS encoding DUF1349 domain-containing protein — protein sequence MKRILFFTIGLVLCQNISAQTLSKMQWFNEPEKWEIKNNALIMNVTANSDYWRISHYGFTVDDAPFYYATYGGEFEAKVKLTGNYIARFDQMGLMIRIDEKNYIKTGVEFVDGKFNVSTVVTHDKSDWSVTTLEKAPPFIWIKAVRRLDAVEVFYSFDDKNYIMTRNAPLQDNTPVMVGLMAASPDGKGFEAKFENFSVKHLPDQRRSEWLKNHQ from the coding sequence ATGAAACGAATATTATTTTTTACAATTGGTTTGGTTTTGTGCCAAAATATTTCAGCACAAACTCTTAGTAAAATGCAGTGGTTTAATGAACCTGAAAAATGGGAAATTAAAAACAATGCTTTAATCATGAATGTTACGGCAAATAGTGATTACTGGCGTATTTCGCATTACGGATTTACGGTTGACGACGCACCGTTTTATTATGCAACGTATGGAGGTGAATTTGAAGCTAAAGTAAAATTGACAGGAAATTATATTGCACGTTTCGACCAAATGGGTTTGATGATTCGCATCGACGAAAAAAACTATATTAAAACAGGTGTTGAATTTGTTGACGGAAAATTCAACGTCAGCACTGTTGTTACGCACGACAAAAGCGATTGGAGTGTAACCACTTTAGAAAAAGCGCCGCCTTTTATCTGGATTAAAGCCGTACGAAGATTAGATGCCGTTGAGGTATTTTATTCTTTTGATGATAAAAACTATATCATGACTAGAAATGCGCCTTTGCAAGACAATACCCCAGTTATGGTTGGTTTGATGGCTGCTTCTCCTGACGGAAAAGGATTTGAAGCTAAATTCGAAAATTTCTCTGTAAAGCACCTTCCTGATCAGAGAAGATCCGAATGGCTTAAAAATCATCAATAA
- the tyrS gene encoding tyrosine--tRNA ligase, translating to METIQKLKENVAIFLPENGLEEKLNQAAKENRKLIIKLGFDPTAPDLHLGHAVVLKKLKQFQDLGHQIVILVGSFTARIGDPTGKNKSRKPLTAEEVRHNAETYIAQLSKIIDVEKAQIVFNSDWLDALSFSEVIQIMSNVTVAQLMQRNDFNKRFTENSPIAMHELVYPILQGFDSVKINADIEMGGTDQLFNCTMGRQLQETFKMSGQIVMCMPLLRGLDGKEKMSKSLSNIIGLTDEPNEMFGKTMSIPDDLILEFLDLTTDFSFKEKLEIKKRLELENPMNIKKLIAKNIIKQYHNQNSAEEAERFFVNQFQNKNQEAKSFVSVMISSLENESNQITLIDLCSLIKNDITKSANRRLIESGAVQINQEKILNPYELVPLIKETKIKIGKRNFYELL from the coding sequence ATGGAAACAATTCAAAAACTTAAAGAAAATGTCGCCATCTTCCTGCCTGAAAATGGTTTGGAAGAAAAGCTAAATCAAGCTGCAAAAGAAAACAGAAAACTAATTATTAAACTAGGATTTGACCCCACAGCGCCTGATCTACATTTAGGACATGCTGTTGTCTTGAAAAAGCTAAAACAATTTCAGGATTTGGGGCATCAAATTGTGATTTTAGTGGGAAGTTTTACAGCCAGAATTGGCGATCCGACAGGAAAAAACAAAAGTAGAAAACCATTAACTGCTGAAGAAGTACGTCATAATGCTGAAACTTACATCGCACAATTATCCAAAATTATTGATGTTGAAAAAGCACAAATCGTTTTTAATTCTGATTGGCTTGATGCGCTTTCTTTTTCTGAAGTAATTCAGATTATGTCAAACGTGACTGTTGCCCAGCTTATGCAACGAAATGATTTCAACAAACGTTTTACGGAGAATTCCCCAATTGCAATGCACGAATTGGTGTACCCAATATTACAAGGTTTTGATTCGGTTAAAATTAATGCTGATATCGAAATGGGCGGCACCGATCAGCTTTTTAATTGTACCATGGGAAGACAATTACAGGAAACCTTTAAAATGTCCGGCCAAATTGTGATGTGTATGCCTTTATTAAGAGGATTGGATGGAAAAGAAAAAATGAGTAAATCTTTGAGCAATATTATTGGTTTAACGGATGAACCAAATGAAATGTTTGGCAAAACGATGTCAATTCCAGATGATCTTATTTTGGAATTTCTAGATTTGACAACCGATTTTTCATTTAAAGAGAAACTGGAAATCAAAAAAAGATTGGAACTTGAAAACCCCATGAATATTAAAAAGTTAATTGCAAAAAACATCATCAAACAATACCATAATCAAAATAGCGCTGAGGAAGCTGAAAGATTCTTTGTCAATCAATTTCAAAATAAAAATCAAGAAGCAAAATCATTCGTTTCGGTTATGATATCTTCTTTAGAAAACGAATCCAATCAAATCACCCTGATTGATCTTTGTTCTTTAATTAAAAATGACATCACAAAATCAGCAAACAGAAGATTGATTGAAAGTGGCGCTGTTCAGATTAATCAGGAGAAGATTCTAAATCCATACGAGTTGGTTCCGCTAATCAAAGAGACCAAAATTAAAATTGGGAAAAGGAATTTTTATGAGTTACTCTAG
- a CDS encoding TlpA family protein disulfide reductase gives MKKTLLIFTFLCCVITNSKAQVVGADVGDIAPEIDLPDAKGENIALSSLRGSLVLIDFWASWCGPCIKEQPSLLKLHNAYPDKLSIYSVSMDTKKALWTAAIAKGKLPWTNVSDLKYWQSPVVGDYRLQSVPLNFLVDKNGIILAKNVHGKGLEDMVRSILE, from the coding sequence ATGAAAAAAACTTTACTCATTTTTACATTCTTATGCTGTGTAATAACCAATTCAAAAGCCCAGGTTGTAGGTGCTGATGTTGGAGACATTGCGCCAGAAATTGATCTTCCAGATGCAAAAGGAGAAAATATAGCACTCTCTTCTTTAAGAGGTTCTTTAGTATTAATTGATTTTTGGGCTTCTTGGTGCGGACCCTGCATTAAAGAACAGCCGTCATTGTTAAAATTACACAACGCATATCCAGATAAGTTATCAATTTATAGTGTTTCGATGGATACAAAAAAAGCTTTATGGACAGCTGCAATTGCAAAAGGAAAATTACCTTGGACAAATGTAAGTGATTTAAAATATTGGCAGTCTCCGGTTGTTGGAGATTATAGGCTTCAATCTGTTCCTTTGAATTTTCTAGTGGATAAGAATGGAATTATTTTAGCTAAAAACGTTCACGGAAAAGGCCTTGAAGATATGGTGAGAAGTATTTTAGAATAA
- a CDS encoding glycoside hydrolase family 3 C-terminal domain-containing protein, translated as MFKNVKTVVVLLLLSSLGMNAQNKVPVYLDDKKPIDERVEDALKRMTTEEKIAMIHAQSKFSSPGVKRLGIPENWMTDGPHGIRTEVKWDEWDQAGWTNDSCIAFPALTALSSTWNKELASLYGKSIGEEARFRNKNVLLGPGVNIYRSPLNGRNFEYMGEDPFLASKMVVPYIKGVQSNGVAACVKHFALNNQETNRNSVNVIVDDRALYEIYLPAFKAAVQEGDVWSIMGSYNKYKGQQCCHNEYLLNDILRGEWGFKGVVVSDWGGVNDTKQAIHNGLDMEFGSWTNGLSWGTSNAYDNYYLAKPYSEMIRKGEVGTKELDEKVRRILRLSFLTTMDRNRPFGSFGTEEHALAGRKIAEEGIVLLQNKNNVLPINLSKTKKIAVIGENAIKMMTVGGGSSSLKARYEITPLEGLKKRIGNQAEIVYARGYVGDPTSNYNGVVAKVSLEEKRPQAELTAEALKVAKDADIVLFIGGLNKSPNQDDEGHDRKQLELPYGQDKLISELATVNKNIVFVNISGNAVAMPWIKEVPGVVQGWFLGTEAGNALANVLVGDVNPSGKLSFTFPVKLADNGAHALGEFPGGDEVKYNEGIFVGYRWVDKNNIKPLFSFGHGLSYTTFAYGKVTADKKQINAGDKITFSVNVKNTGSREGAEVVQLYITDSKSSLPRPVKELKGFEKVSLKAGEEKTVTFTIDKTALSFFDDKKHDWVAEPGDFEAVIGASSTDIKSKVGFSLK; from the coding sequence ACTAAGTTCTTTGGGAATGAATGCCCAAAACAAAGTTCCAGTTTATCTGGACGATAAAAAGCCAATTGATGAAAGGGTAGAAGATGCGCTTAAGCGAATGACAACCGAAGAAAAGATTGCAATGATCCACGCGCAGTCAAAATTTAGTTCTCCAGGTGTAAAACGTCTTGGAATTCCAGAAAACTGGATGACCGATGGGCCGCACGGAATTCGTACAGAGGTAAAATGGGATGAATGGGATCAGGCGGGATGGACAAACGATTCTTGTATTGCTTTTCCAGCGCTTACAGCACTTTCGTCAACATGGAATAAAGAATTGGCTTCTTTGTATGGTAAATCAATTGGAGAAGAAGCACGTTTCCGTAATAAAAATGTATTATTAGGGCCAGGAGTTAATATTTACAGAAGTCCATTAAACGGACGTAACTTCGAATATATGGGAGAAGATCCATTTTTAGCCTCTAAAATGGTAGTTCCTTACATTAAAGGAGTTCAGTCAAACGGAGTTGCAGCCTGCGTAAAACATTTCGCTTTAAACAATCAAGAAACAAATCGTAATTCGGTTAACGTAATTGTTGATGATCGTGCATTATATGAAATCTATCTTCCTGCTTTTAAAGCGGCGGTTCAAGAGGGTGATGTTTGGTCAATTATGGGGTCTTACAATAAATATAAAGGACAGCAATGTTGCCACAATGAATATTTGTTGAATGATATTCTTCGTGGAGAATGGGGCTTCAAAGGTGTTGTAGTTTCAGATTGGGGCGGTGTTAACGATACTAAACAAGCTATCCACAATGGATTGGATATGGAATTTGGTTCTTGGACAAACGGGCTTTCTTGGGGAACAAGCAACGCTTATGACAACTATTATTTAGCAAAACCATATTCTGAAATGATCAGAAAAGGAGAAGTTGGAACAAAAGAATTAGATGAGAAAGTGCGTCGTATTTTACGTTTGTCTTTCTTGACCACTATGGATAGAAATCGTCCGTTTGGATCTTTTGGAACAGAAGAACATGCTTTGGCTGGTCGTAAAATTGCAGAGGAAGGAATCGTATTGCTTCAAAACAAAAACAATGTATTGCCAATCAATCTTTCTAAAACGAAGAAGATTGCGGTAATTGGAGAAAATGCAATCAAAATGATGACTGTAGGTGGAGGAAGTTCTTCACTTAAAGCAAGATATGAAATCACACCGCTTGAGGGATTAAAGAAAAGAATTGGAAATCAGGCTGAAATTGTGTATGCCAGAGGTTATGTTGGAGATCCAACAAGCAATTACAATGGTGTTGTAGCTAAAGTTAGTTTAGAAGAAAAACGTCCTCAGGCAGAATTAACTGCAGAGGCATTAAAAGTAGCTAAAGATGCTGATATTGTTCTTTTTATTGGAGGTTTGAACAAAAGCCCAAATCAAGATGATGAAGGACACGACCGTAAACAATTAGAATTGCCTTATGGTCAGGATAAATTAATCAGCGAATTAGCGACCGTAAACAAAAACATTGTTTTCGTAAATATTTCAGGAAACGCTGTAGCAATGCCTTGGATCAAAGAGGTTCCAGGAGTTGTTCAAGGATGGTTTTTAGGAACTGAGGCTGGTAATGCTTTGGCAAATGTTTTGGTTGGAGATGTGAATCCGTCTGGAAAATTATCTTTCACTTTCCCAGTAAAATTGGCTGATAACGGTGCGCATGCTTTAGGAGAATTCCCAGGTGGAGATGAAGTAAAATACAATGAAGGAATTTTTGTAGGTTACCGTTGGGTTGATAAAAACAATATTAAACCTTTATTCTCTTTTGGACATGGTTTGAGTTATACGACTTTTGCTTACGGAAAAGTAACTGCTGATAAAAAACAAATTAATGCAGGGGACAAAATCACATTTTCTGTAAACGTTAAAAACACTGGAAGCAGAGAAGGAGCAGAGGTAGTTCAATTGTACATTACAGATTCTAAATCTTCTTTACCACGTCCGGTAAAAGAATTAAAAGGCTTTGAAAAAGTATCGCTTAAAGCTGGAGAAGAAAAAACAGTAACTTTTACAATCGACAAAACAGCTTTAAGTTTCTTTGACGATAAAAAACATGACTGGGTTGCAGAACCTGGTGATTTCGAAGCAGTTATTGGTGCTTCATCAACAGATATAAAATCTAAAGTGGGATTCTCACTTAAATAA
- the galA gene encoding beta-galactosidase GalA — protein MKTTFVSKSLLSFFLLFSFWVSAQKSDRELILIDKDWRFSFGHLYDTQKDFGHATGYFSYLTKTGFGDGPAAKDFDDRAWRKLSLPHDWAVEQPFSESGSFSHGFKAAGKNYPEKSIGWYRKKITIPESDLGKIISIKFDGVFRNSKVFFNGFYLGTEQSGYNGFEYDVTAYVNYGGENTIVVRADASMEEGWFYEGAGIYRHVYLQKTNPVHIKANGTYVTSEFKNNDADVIVAVSIENKGNYKGSIEIVQTIFDNEKKQIAAFSESLLAPEFYKTITHHSKFYVENPKLWDIDSPNLYRLVTQIKQNEKLIDSYETTFGIRTIAFDPENGFFINGKSLKLKGTNNHQDHAGIGTALPDEIQYYRIKKLKEMGSNAYRCSHHPPTPELLKACDELGMLVIDETRLMGINDYHLNDLQRMMERDRNHPSIFCWSVGNEEWNIEGGIVGERVTNVMQNFAKSIDPTRPVTVGISSGFKSGISSVVEIMGYNYLGNGDIDAHRNQFKNQPGLGTEEGSTFATRGIYFTDDTKHYQSAYDKKPRPTFYSIEEGWKFYAERPYLAGMFIWTGFDYRGEPTPYGWPSVTSYFGMMDVCGFPKDNVFYLKSWWGKEPVLHLLPHWNWSGMEGAAIDVWAYSNCDEVELFLNKKSLGKKKMEQNGHLEWKVNYTPGTLEAVGYKNGKKVLTEIQKTTGKAENIKLSLDKENVAKGNVSVVTVEVTDKNGLPVPTANDEIEFSIKGGKILGVGNGDPTSLENDQFIDDLALVAITNFQEQKGTTAVLPQQLSNYPEKDWITAFKDRDYKKQAPSYIYKGEFELKSNSAKNAVNFFYKKIGVETVVFVNGNKVEPSKEDAQKYTFNTAILKEGKNTIYIAVTPLQKVKDWDVMNTDPGIIQVITPAESWKRKLFNGYAQIIIQKEDNAKEVILSASAKGLRTGSLKN, from the coding sequence ATGAAAACCACTTTTGTTTCAAAATCTTTGCTTTCTTTTTTTCTGTTATTCTCTTTCTGGGTTTCGGCTCAAAAATCGGATAGAGAACTAATTTTAATTGATAAAGACTGGCGATTTTCGTTTGGACATTTATATGATACACAAAAAGATTTTGGACATGCTACAGGCTATTTTTCATACTTAACTAAAACAGGTTTTGGAGACGGGCCTGCAGCAAAAGATTTTGACGATCGTGCTTGGAGAAAACTTAGTCTTCCTCACGATTGGGCAGTTGAACAGCCTTTTAGCGAAAGCGGCAGTTTCAGCCACGGATTTAAAGCAGCAGGTAAAAATTATCCTGAAAAAAGCATTGGCTGGTACAGAAAGAAAATCACTATTCCAGAAAGTGATTTGGGTAAAATTATATCCATCAAATTTGACGGTGTTTTTAGAAATTCGAAAGTATTTTTTAACGGATTTTATCTTGGAACAGAACAAAGTGGTTACAACGGTTTTGAATACGATGTAACGGCTTATGTGAATTATGGTGGAGAAAACACTATTGTTGTGCGCGCCGATGCATCTATGGAAGAAGGCTGGTTTTATGAAGGAGCAGGGATTTACAGACATGTGTATTTACAGAAAACAAATCCAGTTCATATTAAGGCAAATGGAACTTATGTGACTTCAGAGTTTAAAAATAACGATGCTGATGTTATTGTAGCTGTTTCAATAGAAAATAAAGGAAATTATAAAGGTTCGATTGAAATTGTTCAGACTATTTTTGATAATGAAAAGAAACAGATTGCAGCTTTTTCAGAAAGTCTTTTAGCGCCGGAGTTTTATAAAACAATTACACATCATTCAAAATTCTATGTTGAGAATCCTAAATTATGGGATATTGATTCGCCGAATTTATATCGTTTAGTAACTCAAATCAAGCAAAATGAAAAACTAATTGATAGTTATGAAACTACTTTTGGAATTAGAACTATTGCATTTGATCCTGAAAATGGTTTTTTTATTAATGGAAAATCTCTCAAATTAAAAGGAACCAACAATCATCAGGATCATGCAGGAATTGGTACGGCGTTGCCAGATGAAATTCAGTATTATAGAATTAAAAAGCTCAAAGAAATGGGTTCAAATGCGTATCGTTGTTCGCATCATCCGCCGACTCCTGAGCTATTAAAAGCTTGTGATGAATTAGGAATGCTGGTGATTGATGAAACTCGTTTAATGGGAATTAACGATTATCATTTAAATGATTTACAGCGAATGATGGAACGTGACCGAAATCATCCCAGTATTTTCTGCTGGTCGGTTGGAAATGAAGAATGGAATATTGAAGGAGGTATTGTAGGTGAAAGAGTCACTAATGTAATGCAGAATTTTGCCAAAAGTATCGATCCGACAAGACCAGTAACAGTTGGAATTAGCAGTGGATTTAAAAGTGGGATTTCGTCTGTAGTTGAAATTATGGGTTATAATTATCTTGGAAACGGAGATATTGATGCACATAGAAATCAGTTTAAAAATCAGCCCGGACTGGGAACGGAGGAAGGTTCTACGTTTGCAACCCGAGGAATTTATTTTACAGATGATACTAAACATTACCAAAGTGCCTATGACAAAAAGCCAAGACCGACTTTTTATAGTATAGAAGAAGGCTGGAAATTTTATGCGGAAAGACCATATTTAGCAGGGATGTTTATCTGGACAGGTTTTGATTATCGAGGAGAACCAACACCTTACGGCTGGCCATCAGTAACTTCCTATTTCGGAATGATGGATGTCTGTGGCTTTCCGAAAGACAATGTTTTCTATCTGAAATCTTGGTGGGGAAAGGAACCTGTTTTACACCTATTACCGCATTGGAACTGGAGTGGAATGGAAGGCGCAGCAATTGATGTCTGGGCTTATTCAAATTGCGATGAAGTAGAACTTTTTCTAAACAAGAAAAGCTTAGGCAAAAAGAAAATGGAGCAAAATGGACATTTAGAATGGAAAGTAAATTACACACCGGGAACTTTGGAAGCAGTAGGGTATAAAAATGGTAAAAAAGTACTGACTGAAATTCAGAAAACTACAGGAAAGGCCGAAAATATCAAGTTGTCATTAGATAAAGAAAATGTTGCAAAAGGAAATGTTTCTGTAGTTACGGTTGAAGTTACAGATAAAAATGGCTTGCCTGTTCCCACAGCAAATGATGAAATTGAATTTTCAATAAAAGGCGGTAAAATTTTAGGCGTAGGAAATGGCGATCCAACTTCATTAGAAAACGATCAGTTTATAGATGACCTAGCTTTGGTTGCTATAACTAACTTTCAGGAACAAAAAGGAACAACTGCTGTTTTGCCTCAGCAATTATCAAATTATCCAGAAAAAGATTGGATAACTGCTTTTAAAGACCGTGATTATAAAAAACAAGCACCGAGTTATATTTATAAAGGAGAATTTGAATTGAAAAGCAATTCGGCTAAAAATGCAGTGAATTTCTTCTACAAAAAAATAGGAGTAGAAACAGTTGTTTTTGTAAACGGAAATAAAGTTGAACCAAGTAAAGAAGATGCTCAAAAATATACTTTTAATACAGCGATTTTAAAAGAAGGAAAAAATACTATTTATATCGCAGTAACACCTTTGCAAAAAGTAAAAGACTGGGATGTAATGAATACTGATCCGGGAATTATTCAGGTCATAACACCAGCAGAATCTTGGAAAAGAAAACTTTTTAACGGTTATGCACAAATCATTATCCAAAAAGAAGATAATGCCAAAGAAGTTATTTTATCCGCTTCCGCGAAAGGATTAAGAACCGGAAGCTTGAAGAATTAA
- a CDS encoding NADH:flavin oxidoreductase: MSTNNLFSPFNLKTLNLKNRIVMAPMTRSFSPNGVPTDEVAAYYQKRAEGEVGLILSEGTVIDRPSSSNDANVPHFYGDLALNGWKKVIDEVHAAGGQMGPQIWHMGIMDNHHSGWVPPVPFEGPSGLNRPDFRNGVAMTEKDIEDTILAFGKAAADAKRLGFDTIEIHGAHGYLIDQFFRAETNLREDIYGGKTLPERNRFAIEVIKEIRKQVGNDFAVIMRFSQFKPSDYNYKLAKNPQELEAWLTPLVDAGVDIIHASQRRFWEPEFEGSDLNFAGWAKKVTGAPTITVGSVGLSGDFFGAFAGESSQPTSLEELNRRFDRGDFDLVAVGRPLLSDPNWVAKIKAGKTDELKGFSKEALGQLVLE; this comes from the coding sequence ATGAGTACAAACAACCTTTTTTCTCCGTTTAACTTAAAAACGTTAAACCTGAAAAACAGAATCGTAATGGCGCCAATGACGCGCTCTTTTTCTCCAAACGGAGTTCCAACTGACGAAGTAGCCGCTTACTACCAAAAAAGAGCGGAAGGCGAAGTTGGTTTGATTTTATCTGAAGGAACTGTAATTGACAGACCTTCTTCTTCTAACGATGCTAATGTTCCTCATTTTTATGGCGATTTAGCCTTAAACGGATGGAAAAAAGTAATTGATGAAGTTCACGCTGCCGGTGGACAAATGGGGCCACAGATCTGGCACATGGGAATTATGGACAATCATCATTCAGGATGGGTTCCGCCAGTTCCTTTCGAAGGTCCGTCGGGATTGAATCGTCCTGATTTTAGAAATGGTGTAGCAATGACTGAAAAAGATATCGAAGATACCATCCTTGCTTTTGGTAAAGCTGCAGCTGATGCTAAAAGATTAGGTTTTGATACAATCGAAATTCACGGAGCACACGGATATTTAATCGATCAATTCTTTAGAGCTGAAACTAATTTACGTGAAGATATTTATGGAGGAAAAACTCTTCCGGAACGTAATCGCTTTGCTATTGAAGTAATCAAAGAAATTAGAAAGCAAGTTGGAAATGATTTTGCCGTTATTATGCGTTTTTCTCAATTCAAACCTTCTGATTACAATTATAAACTGGCTAAAAATCCACAGGAATTAGAAGCTTGGCTTACTCCTCTTGTAGATGCTGGAGTTGATATTATACACGCTTCTCAACGCAGATTCTGGGAACCAGAATTTGAAGGATCTGATTTAAACTTTGCAGGCTGGGCTAAAAAAGTAACGGGAGCACCAACTATTACGGTAGGTTCTGTCGGACTTTCTGGTGATTTCTTCGGTGCATTTGCAGGAGAAAGCTCTCAGCCGACTTCTTTGGAAGAATTAAACAGACGTTTCGACAGAGGCGATTTTGATTTAGTTGCCGTTGGAAGACCGCTTTTATCTGATCCGAATTGGGTGGCTAAAATCAAAGCAGGGAAAACTGATGAGTTAAAAGGTTTTAGCAAAGAAGCTTTAGGACAATTGGTTTTAGAATAA
- a CDS encoding ArsR/SmtB family transcription factor, whose product METIEIFKALSNKSRLQMLEWLKEPEINFPGQLEHAGFEHGVCVGQIQAKAGLTQSTVSEYLSILQRAGFIEAKRVGQWTYYKRNEGAFEALSKLIQSNL is encoded by the coding sequence ATGGAAACGATAGAAATTTTTAAAGCTTTATCTAACAAGTCCAGGCTACAAATGCTGGAATGGTTAAAAGAACCGGAAATTAACTTTCCGGGCCAGCTGGAACATGCCGGATTTGAACACGGAGTATGTGTGGGTCAGATTCAGGCTAAGGCTGGTTTAACACAATCGACAGTTTCAGAATATCTGTCTATTTTACAACGTGCTGGTTTTATCGAAGCCAAACGTGTGGGACAATGGACTTACTATAAACGCAACGAAGGTGCCTTTGAAGCACTTAGTAAATTAATTCAATCTAATTTGTAA